In Streptomyces violaceusniger Tu 4113, one DNA window encodes the following:
- a CDS encoding M14 family metallopeptidase yields the protein MFTRSPLIRSAACGAIGALLTGAFLSAPARAEQRPPRTGFEISHGARWTTEAEEADFLAAVDKSAPRVAVDRIGATAQGRPLRLVRIGAPAAPADPGKAARGNVLLLICSQHGDEPSGREACLSTVRDLAYAKDRRTRRFLERTQVLVVPTANPDGRAADTRGNSDGVDINRDHVALTTAESRAMAGVIRDWRPDTVYDLHEYGATVPYYLKDLLALWPRNLNTQDPVHHEARTLSDTYVRPSVEAAGHTTGVYGIWTDPETGEPVKQVAGDGQERILRNTAGVKHSVGLLVETRVDPLTDAEKADPAVNNRRRVGSHLAALNGAFDFITERRGRIEAATTAARLAGFADRGPVYLGGADNEPPEEGTVLQDPPCGYRLDAAQYDEVRDELALHGVTVKPAKGDAGAFVPLRQSARALVPLLLDGRAAYHLTAGQPVDKC from the coding sequence GTGTTCACGCGGTCACCCCTCATCCGCAGCGCCGCTTGCGGCGCGATCGGTGCGCTGCTGACCGGGGCGTTCCTCAGCGCGCCCGCGCGGGCCGAGCAGCGTCCGCCGCGTACGGGGTTCGAGATCAGCCATGGCGCACGGTGGACCACCGAGGCCGAGGAGGCGGACTTCCTCGCGGCCGTCGACAAGTCCGCCCCGCGCGTGGCCGTCGACCGGATCGGCGCCACCGCGCAGGGGCGCCCGCTGCGGCTGGTGCGGATCGGCGCCCCGGCCGCACCCGCCGACCCGGGCAAAGCGGCGCGCGGCAACGTCCTGCTGCTGATCTGCTCCCAGCACGGCGACGAGCCCTCCGGCCGCGAGGCATGTCTGTCCACCGTCCGCGACCTCGCCTACGCCAAGGACCGCCGGACCCGACGCTTCCTGGAGCGCACCCAGGTTCTCGTCGTGCCGACCGCCAACCCCGACGGCCGCGCCGCCGACACCCGCGGCAACTCCGACGGCGTGGACATCAACCGCGACCATGTCGCCCTCACCACCGCCGAGTCCCGGGCGATGGCGGGCGTCATCCGCGACTGGCGCCCGGACACCGTCTACGACCTGCATGAGTACGGCGCGACCGTCCCGTACTACCTGAAGGACCTGCTGGCGCTGTGGCCGCGCAACCTCAACACCCAGGACCCGGTGCACCATGAGGCGCGGACCCTGTCGGACACCTATGTGCGCCCGAGCGTCGAGGCCGCGGGCCACACCACCGGCGTCTACGGCATCTGGACCGACCCCGAGACCGGGGAGCCGGTCAAGCAGGTGGCGGGCGATGGACAGGAGCGGATCCTGCGGAACACCGCGGGCGTCAAGCACTCCGTAGGGCTGCTGGTCGAGACCCGGGTCGACCCGCTCACCGACGCCGAGAAGGCCGACCCCGCCGTCAACAACCGCCGCCGGGTGGGCTCCCATCTGGCCGCCCTGAACGGCGCCTTCGACTTCATCACCGAGCGGCGCGGCCGGATCGAGGCGGCCACGACGGCGGCGCGGCTGGCCGGCTTCGCGGACCGGGGCCCGGTCTACCTCGGCGGCGCGGACAACGAACCGCCGGAGGAGGGCACGGTCCTGCAGGATCCGCCCTGCGGCTACCGGCTGGACGCCGCCCAATACGACGAGGTGCGGGACGAACTGGCCCTGCACGGGGTGACGGTCAAGCCCGCCAAGGGCGACGCAGGTGCCTTCGTACCGCTGCGCCAGTCGGCCCGCGCGCTCGTACCGCTGCTGCTGGACGGCCGCGCCGCGTACCACCTCACCGCCGGGCAGCCGGTGGACAAATGCTGA
- a CDS encoding BCCT family transporter: MDTPGADSAGPHAAPRTDRVVFGVSAALTLAFVIWGSVASDTLERVSDSMLSGLIHNGGWAFVLAASGFVIFALWLAMSRYGKITLGQEGEEPEFRTVSWVAMMFSAGMGIGLMFYGVSEPLSHFVSPPPGTDPGSAAEKMQTAMSTTLFHWTLHPWAIYAVVGLAIAYSTFRRGRRQTISAVFTPLIGSKNANGWVGRVIDILAIFATLFGSAASLGLGALQIGSGIEVLGWKSDVGTGLLVAVIAILTVAFIASAVSGVAKGIQWLSNINMVLALFLAVFVFVAGPTIIILDLLPTSIGSYIGDLPQLVGRTEATGGKSVADWLGSWTVFYWAWWISWTPFVGMFIARISRGRTIRQFVGGVILVPSSVSLLWFAIFGGSSMKLQAAGRLGKESTPEGQLFGVLDQYPIAGVMSVLVMILVGIFFVSGADAASIVMGTLSQKGAFEPTRFVVIFWGVTTGAVAAVMLLIGGGGGDALTGLQNLTILVAAPFTLVMVGLCWALLKDLRRDPLIVRGERGEEAVEMAVIAGHEKYDGEFEIRIGPATPPDADSDASSEGEDGDGDGAGRSGDRASAAKSR, from the coding sequence GTGGATACTCCCGGCGCCGACTCCGCCGGGCCCCATGCGGCCCCCCGGACGGACCGCGTGGTGTTCGGCGTTTCCGCCGCGCTCACGCTGGCCTTCGTCATCTGGGGGTCCGTTGCCAGCGACACCCTGGAGAGAGTCTCGGACAGCATGCTCTCCGGGCTCATACACAACGGCGGATGGGCCTTCGTCCTGGCCGCGTCGGGGTTTGTCATCTTCGCCCTCTGGCTGGCCATGAGCCGCTACGGCAAGATCACCCTCGGACAGGAGGGCGAGGAACCCGAATTCCGCACCGTCTCATGGGTCGCGATGATGTTCAGCGCGGGCATGGGCATCGGTCTGATGTTCTACGGCGTGAGTGAGCCGCTGTCGCACTTCGTCTCCCCGCCGCCCGGGACCGACCCCGGCAGCGCGGCCGAGAAGATGCAGACCGCGATGTCCACCACGCTCTTCCACTGGACGCTGCACCCCTGGGCCATCTACGCGGTCGTCGGCCTGGCCATCGCGTACAGCACCTTCCGCCGTGGCCGCCGGCAGACGATCAGCGCGGTCTTCACCCCGCTCATCGGCTCGAAGAACGCCAACGGCTGGGTCGGCCGGGTCATCGACATCCTGGCCATCTTCGCCACGCTCTTCGGCTCCGCCGCATCGCTCGGCCTCGGCGCGCTGCAGATCGGCAGTGGTATCGAGGTGCTGGGCTGGAAGAGCGACGTGGGCACCGGGCTGCTGGTCGCCGTCATCGCGATCCTGACGGTCGCCTTCATCGCGTCCGCCGTCTCGGGTGTCGCCAAGGGCATCCAGTGGCTGTCCAACATCAATATGGTGCTGGCGCTCTTCCTCGCGGTCTTCGTCTTCGTGGCCGGTCCGACGATCATCATCCTCGACCTGCTGCCGACCTCGATCGGCTCGTACATCGGCGATCTGCCGCAGCTCGTGGGCCGCACCGAGGCCACCGGCGGCAAGTCGGTCGCGGACTGGCTGGGCAGCTGGACGGTCTTCTACTGGGCCTGGTGGATCTCCTGGACGCCGTTCGTGGGCATGTTCATCGCCCGGATCAGCCGCGGCCGCACCATCCGGCAGTTCGTGGGCGGCGTGATCCTGGTCCCGAGCTCCGTCAGCCTGCTCTGGTTCGCCATCTTCGGCGGTTCGTCGATGAAGCTCCAGGCCGCGGGCCGGCTGGGGAAGGAATCCACCCCCGAGGGGCAGCTTTTCGGGGTGCTTGACCAGTACCCGATCGCCGGCGTGATGAGCGTGCTGGTGATGATCCTGGTCGGTATCTTCTTCGTCTCCGGCGCCGACGCGGCGTCCATCGTGATGGGCACGCTCTCGCAGAAGGGCGCCTTCGAGCCGACCCGCTTCGTCGTCATCTTCTGGGGCGTGACCACGGGCGCGGTGGCGGCCGTGATGCTGCTCATCGGCGGCGGCGGTGGGGACGCCCTCACCGGATTGCAGAACCTGACGATCCTGGTGGCCGCGCCGTTCACGCTGGTGATGGTGGGGCTGTGCTGGGCGCTGCTGAAGGATCTGCGCCGCGACCCGCTGATCGTGCGGGGCGAGCGGGGCGAGGAGGCCGTCGAGATGGCGGTCATCGCCGGTCATGAGAAGTACGACGGCGAGTTCGAGATCCGCATCGGCCCGGCGACTCCGCCCGACGCCGACTCCGACGCCTCGTCCGAGGGCGAGGACGGGGACGGGGACGGCGCGGGCCGATCGGGTGATCGGGCCTCCGCGGCCAAGAGCCGCTAG
- a CDS encoding Tex family protein gives MTTSIEGRIAEELGVRERQVKAAVELLDGGSTVPFIARYRKEATEMLDDAQLRSLEERLRYLRELEERRAAILESIRSQGKLDEALEAQILAADSKARLEDIYLPYKPKRRTKAQIAREAGLEPLADGLLGDPTVEPTAAAAAFVDAEKGVADATAALDGARAILTERFSEDADLIGELRERMWERGRAATKVREGKEEAGAKFADYFDFAEPFTELPSHRVLAMFRGEKEEVLDLTLEPEEPSEEPGPTSYERSIAHRFDIADRGRPADKWLADTVRWAWRTRVLVHLGIDLRLRLRQAAEDEAVRVFAANLRDLLLAAPAGTRATMGLDPGFRTGVKVAVVDATGKVAATDTIYPHVPRNQWDQALDKLAGLAREHNVDLIAIGNGTASRETDKLAGELCGRHPELKLTKVMVSEAGASVYSASAFASQELPELDVSLRGAVSIARRLQDPLAELVKIDPKSIGVGQYQHDLSEVKLSRSLDAVVEDCVNGVGVDVNTASTPLLSRVSGIGTGLAENIVSHRDANGPFVNRKALKDVARLGPKAYEQCAGFLRIRGGDDPLDGSSVHPEAYPVVRRMVTKAGGDVSTLMGNTTVLRDLRPDEFVDDAFGLPTVTDILKELEKPGRDPRPAFKTATFKEGVEKIGDLSAGMILEGVVTNVAAFGAFVDVGVHQDGLVHVSAMSKTFVKDPRDVVKPGDIVRVKVLDIDIPRKRISLTLRLDDEAGAASGGGRDRNRSEDTRGQRGGGRDAAPVNGAMADALRRAGLLDPKKR, from the coding sequence GTGACGACGTCCATCGAAGGCAGGATCGCCGAGGAACTCGGCGTACGGGAACGGCAGGTCAAGGCCGCCGTCGAGCTGCTCGACGGCGGCTCCACCGTGCCGTTCATCGCGCGCTACCGCAAGGAAGCGACGGAAATGCTCGACGACGCGCAGCTTCGCTCCCTGGAGGAGCGGCTGCGCTATCTGCGGGAGCTGGAGGAGCGGCGCGCCGCGATCCTCGAGTCGATCCGCTCCCAGGGCAAGCTGGACGAGGCGCTGGAGGCGCAGATCCTCGCCGCGGACTCCAAGGCCCGGCTGGAGGACATCTACCTCCCCTACAAGCCCAAGCGGCGTACGAAGGCGCAGATCGCCCGCGAGGCCGGGCTGGAGCCGCTCGCGGACGGGCTGCTGGGCGACCCGACCGTGGAGCCCACGGCCGCCGCGGCGGCCTTCGTGGACGCCGAGAAGGGCGTCGCGGACGCCACCGCCGCGCTGGACGGGGCGCGCGCCATCCTCACCGAGCGGTTCAGCGAGGACGCGGACCTCATCGGCGAGCTGCGTGAGCGCATGTGGGAGCGCGGCCGGGCGGCCACCAAGGTGCGCGAGGGCAAGGAGGAGGCGGGCGCCAAGTTCGCCGACTACTTCGACTTCGCCGAGCCGTTCACCGAGCTGCCCTCGCACCGGGTGCTGGCGATGTTCCGCGGGGAGAAGGAGGAGGTCCTCGACCTCACCCTGGAGCCGGAGGAGCCCTCCGAGGAGCCGGGCCCCACCTCGTACGAGCGCTCCATCGCCCACCGCTTCGACATCGCGGACCGCGGCCGTCCCGCCGACAAGTGGCTGGCCGACACGGTCCGCTGGGCCTGGCGCACCCGCGTCCTGGTCCACCTCGGCATCGATCTGCGGCTGCGGCTGCGGCAGGCCGCCGAGGACGAGGCCGTCCGGGTCTTCGCCGCCAACCTCCGCGATCTGCTGCTCGCCGCCCCGGCGGGCACGCGCGCCACGATGGGCCTCGACCCCGGCTTCCGTACAGGGGTGAAGGTGGCCGTGGTCGACGCGACCGGCAAGGTGGCGGCCACGGACACGATCTATCCGCATGTCCCCCGCAACCAGTGGGACCAGGCCCTCGACAAGCTGGCCGGGCTGGCGCGTGAGCACAACGTGGACCTCATCGCGATCGGCAACGGCACGGCGTCCCGCGAGACCGACAAGCTGGCGGGCGAGCTGTGCGGCAGGCATCCCGAGCTGAAGCTCACCAAGGTGATGGTCTCCGAGGCGGGCGCCTCGGTGTACTCGGCCTCCGCCTTCGCCTCACAGGAGCTGCCGGAGCTCGATGTCTCGCTGCGCGGCGCCGTCTCCATCGCGCGCCGGCTCCAGGATCCGCTGGCCGAGCTGGTCAAGATCGATCCGAAGTCGATCGGCGTCGGCCAGTACCAGCACGACCTGTCCGAGGTGAAGCTCTCCCGTTCGCTCGACGCGGTCGTCGAGGACTGTGTGAACGGTGTCGGGGTGGACGTCAACACGGCCTCCACCCCGCTGCTCAGCCGGGTCTCGGGCATCGGCACCGGCCTCGCGGAGAACATCGTCTCCCATCGCGACGCCAACGGCCCGTTCGTCAACCGTAAGGCGCTCAAGGACGTGGCCCGGCTCGGCCCCAAGGCCTATGAGCAGTGCGCGGGCTTCCTGCGCATCCGCGGCGGCGACGACCCGCTGGACGGGTCGAGCGTGCACCCCGAGGCGTATCCGGTGGTACGCCGGATGGTCACCAAGGCGGGCGGCGACGTGTCCACCCTCATGGGGAACACGACGGTGCTGCGGGACCTGCGGCCGGACGAGTTCGTGGACGACGCCTTCGGTCTGCCGACGGTCACCGACATCCTCAAGGAGCTGGAGAAGCCGGGCCGCGACCCGCGTCCCGCCTTCAAGACCGCGACCTTCAAGGAGGGCGTCGAGAAGATCGGCGACCTGTCGGCCGGGATGATCCTGGAGGGCGTCGTCACCAATGTGGCGGCGTTCGGGGCGTTCGTCGACGTCGGTGTGCACCAGGACGGCCTGGTGCACGTCTCCGCGATGTCCAAGACGTTCGTCAAGGACCCGCGGGATGTGGTCAAGCCCGGCGACATCGTCCGGGTGAAGGTCCTCGACATCGACATTCCGCGCAAGCGGATCTCGCTGACGCTCCGGCTCGACGACGAGGCGGGCGCCGCGTCCGGCGGCGGCCGGGACCGCAACCGCTCCGAGGACACCCGCGGCCAGCGCGGCGGAGGCCGCGACGCGGCCCCGGTGAACGGCGCGATGGCCGACGCCCTCCGGCGGGCGGGCCTGCTCGACCCGAAGAAGCGCTAG
- a CDS encoding LPFR motif small protein, translating into MFRAIADVLRAIGAAIATVVTLPFRALARLFGGASDAASGPRRRRV; encoded by the coding sequence GTGTTCCGTGCCATCGCCGACGTGCTCCGTGCCATCGGTGCCGCCATCGCGACCGTGGTGACGCTCCCCTTCCGCGCCCTGGCCCGCCTCTTCGGCGGTGCCTCCGACGCGGCGAGCGGACCGCGCCGCAGGCGGGTGTGA
- a CDS encoding SCO6745 family protein, which yields MTTLPELAARRCYSVVNPLHSAIYFAPDFGQELAKLGLEDGAAAYFVGRAAPMGRAGAGTITATFFNFSHDLIARHIPAAWDVVSPEAALEARLRAADSVLRRVLGEDVIASKEMAEAAELALRATEACSRPARPLYAAHADLPVPDAPHLALWHAASLLREHRGDGHLMTLVSAELDAVEALASHTATGQGMSTKWILRTRGWSVEEWEAGRQRLRDRGLLTADNELTEAGERLRQHLEKETDRLDAAPYEHLGAEGVARLTELATAFSTTARENGAFPADLRGKS from the coding sequence ATGACCACACTTCCCGAGCTTGCCGCCCGTCGCTGTTACAGCGTCGTCAACCCGCTCCACTCCGCCATCTACTTCGCCCCCGACTTCGGCCAGGAGCTTGCCAAGTTGGGCCTGGAGGACGGCGCGGCCGCCTACTTCGTCGGGCGGGCGGCGCCGATGGGCCGGGCGGGCGCGGGCACCATCACCGCGACCTTCTTCAATTTCAGCCATGACCTGATCGCCCGCCACATTCCGGCCGCGTGGGACGTGGTCTCCCCCGAGGCCGCCCTTGAGGCCCGGCTGCGGGCCGCCGACTCGGTGCTGCGGCGGGTGCTGGGCGAGGACGTCATCGCCTCCAAGGAGATGGCCGAGGCCGCGGAGCTGGCGCTGCGCGCCACGGAGGCGTGTTCGCGCCCGGCGCGCCCCCTGTACGCCGCCCACGCCGATCTGCCCGTCCCGGACGCCCCGCATCTGGCGCTGTGGCACGCCGCCTCGCTGCTGCGCGAACACCGCGGCGACGGCCATCTGATGACCCTGGTCAGCGCCGAGCTCGACGCGGTCGAGGCGCTGGCCTCCCACACCGCGACCGGGCAGGGCATGTCCACCAAGTGGATCCTGCGCACCCGCGGCTGGAGCGTCGAGGAGTGGGAGGCGGGCCGGCAGCGGCTGCGCGACCGGGGGCTGCTCACCGCCGACAACGAGCTGACGGAGGCCGGTGAGCGGCTGCGCCAGCACCTCGAGAAGGAGACCGACCGTCTGGACGCGGCGCCGTACGAGCACCTGGGCGCCGAGGGCGTGGCCCGGCTGACCGAACTGGCCACCGCCTTCTCCACCACCGCCCGCGAGAACGGCGCCTTCCCGGCGGACCTCCGCGGCAAGAGCTGA
- a CDS encoding enoyl-CoA hydratase/isomerase family protein, with amino-acid sequence MEPCLEHEVADGIATVVIRHPAKRNAMTPGMWRALPPLLTRLAADPAVRALVLTGEGDTFCAGADIGSLSATYEESTGLALPAEEALAAFPKPTLAAVRGYCVGGGCQLAAACDLRFAEEDARFGITPAKLGIVYAPSSTRRLVELVGPATAKFLLFSGELIDAERALRTGLVDEVLPAGGLDKRVAEFTRSLVSRSQLTQAAAKEFAAGPVEPDRAAYWREQARHSEEAGEGIAAFLERRTPRFRWTPPAG; translated from the coding sequence ATGGAGCCCTGTCTGGAGCACGAGGTCGCCGACGGCATAGCGACCGTCGTCATCCGCCATCCCGCCAAGCGCAATGCGATGACCCCCGGGATGTGGCGCGCGCTGCCCCCGCTGCTGACCCGGCTCGCCGCCGACCCCGCCGTCCGGGCGCTGGTGCTCACCGGCGAGGGCGACACCTTCTGCGCGGGCGCCGACATCGGCTCGCTGAGCGCCACGTACGAGGAGTCCACCGGGCTCGCGCTGCCCGCCGAGGAGGCGCTGGCCGCCTTCCCCAAGCCGACCCTGGCCGCGGTACGCGGCTACTGCGTGGGCGGCGGCTGCCAGCTCGCGGCCGCCTGCGATCTGCGGTTCGCCGAGGAGGACGCCCGCTTCGGGATCACCCCGGCCAAGCTGGGCATCGTCTACGCCCCCAGCTCGACCCGCCGGCTGGTCGAGCTGGTGGGACCGGCCACCGCCAAATTCCTGCTGTTCTCGGGCGAACTGATCGACGCCGAACGGGCGCTGCGCACCGGGCTGGTGGACGAGGTGCTGCCGGCGGGCGGACTCGACAAGCGGGTGGCGGAGTTCACGCGGTCGCTGGTCTCGCGGTCACAGCTCACCCAGGCGGCGGCCAAGGAGTTCGCGGCCGGGCCCGTCGAGCCGGACCGGGCGGCGTACTGGCGGGAACAGGCACGGCACAGCGAGGAGGCCGGCGAGGGCATCGCCGCCTTCCTGGAACGCCGCACCCCGCGCTTCCGCTGGACCCCACCGGCCGGATGA
- a CDS encoding ATP-binding protein, with translation MEILGRVPSEVGHAPPPAPPPAAYEGTWRFTAPALDSSVPQARHAVRDLLAHQRVPVDDELVESLLLIVSELVTNAVRHAALLSPELAVEVSLSRDWVRIAVEDNHPYRPVALMADQGGTGGRGLLLVTAITEAAGGVYDVDHTASGGKIVWAALPLPGAATSRPPSR, from the coding sequence ATGGAGATCCTCGGGAGAGTCCCCTCCGAAGTGGGACACGCCCCACCACCCGCCCCACCACCGGCCGCCTACGAGGGTACGTGGCGGTTCACCGCACCGGCCCTGGACTCCTCCGTGCCCCAGGCCCGGCACGCGGTGCGCGATCTGCTGGCCCATCAGCGGGTGCCGGTCGACGACGAACTGGTGGAGAGTCTGCTTCTGATCGTCTCCGAGCTGGTCACCAACGCCGTACGGCATGCCGCACTGCTCTCCCCCGAGCTCGCCGTCGAGGTCTCCCTGAGCCGGGACTGGGTCCGGATCGCCGTCGAGGACAACCACCCCTACCGGCCGGTCGCGCTGATGGCGGACCAGGGCGGGACCGGCGGGCGTGGACTGCTGCTGGTGACGGCGATCACGGAGGCGGCGGGCGGGGTCTACGACGTCGACCACACGGCGAGCGGCGGCAAGATCGTCTGGGCCGCCCTTCCGCTGCCCGGCGCGGCTACCAGCCGGCCGCCGTCCCGGTGA
- the idi gene encoding isopentenyl-diphosphate Delta-isomerase — translation MPITPANGASAETAAPSAPSGSADPIMLELVDEDGTTIGTAEKLSAHLAPGRLHRAFSVFLFDDRGRLLLQRRALGKYHSPGVWSNTCCGHPYPGEPPFVAAARRTGEELGVAPVLLREAGTVRYNHPDPASGLVEQEYNHLFAGLVRATPRPDPEEIGEIAFVTPDELEKLRDEGPFSAWFMTVLDAARPAVRELTGTAAGW, via the coding sequence ATGCCGATCACACCTGCCAACGGCGCCTCCGCCGAGACCGCCGCGCCCTCCGCGCCGAGCGGTTCCGCAGACCCGATCATGCTCGAGCTGGTCGACGAGGACGGTACGACGATCGGCACCGCGGAGAAGCTCTCCGCGCATCTCGCGCCCGGCAGGCTGCACCGGGCGTTCTCCGTCTTCCTCTTCGACGACCGGGGGCGGCTGCTGCTGCAGCGCCGTGCGCTGGGCAAATACCACTCCCCCGGGGTCTGGTCCAACACCTGCTGCGGCCACCCCTACCCCGGTGAGCCGCCCTTCGTGGCCGCCGCCCGGCGCACCGGTGAGGAGCTGGGCGTGGCGCCCGTGCTGCTGCGGGAGGCGGGCACCGTCCGCTACAACCACCCCGACCCCGCCTCGGGCCTGGTGGAGCAGGAGTACAACCACCTCTTCGCCGGACTGGTGCGGGCGACCCCGCGCCCGGATCCGGAGGAGATCGGCGAGATCGCCTTCGTCACCCCCGATGAGCTGGAGAAGCTGCGCGACGAGGGACCGTTCTCGGCATGGTTCATGACCGTGCTGGACGCGGCCCGCCCGGCGGTCCGGGAGCTCACCGGGACGGCGGCCGGCTGGTAG
- a CDS encoding cation diffusion facilitator family transporter, which translates to MGAGHDHARGHTTAGGAHRWRLRIALAITLTVMAVEIIGGLLADSLALLADAGHMATDALGLAMALLAIHFAGRPPSPHRTYGYARAEILAALGNCLLLFGVGGYILSEAVLRFLTPAATEGGLTIVFGAVGLAANLVSLALLRGGQHTSLNVRGAFLEVAADALGSVAVLVSAGIILATGWQTADPVASLVIGLMIVPRTYKLLRETLNVLLEAAPRNVDMAAVRAHILGLPGVEGLHDLHVWTITSGMPVLSAHVVVAPGALDAIGHERMLHALQGCLGDHFDVGHCTFQLEPGGHADHEAKLCH; encoded by the coding sequence ATGGGCGCAGGTCATGACCACGCGCGCGGCCACACCACCGCCGGCGGCGCCCACCGGTGGCGGCTGCGGATCGCCCTGGCCATCACGCTCACGGTGATGGCCGTGGAGATCATCGGCGGTCTGCTCGCCGACTCCCTCGCCCTGCTCGCGGACGCCGGCCATATGGCGACGGACGCGCTCGGGCTCGCGATGGCGCTGCTGGCGATCCACTTCGCGGGCCGTCCCCCGAGCCCGCACCGCACCTACGGCTATGCCCGCGCCGAGATCCTGGCGGCCCTCGGCAACTGTCTGCTGCTGTTCGGCGTCGGCGGCTACATCCTCTCCGAGGCGGTGCTGCGGTTCCTCACCCCGGCCGCCACCGAGGGCGGGCTGACCATCGTCTTCGGCGCCGTCGGCCTGGCGGCGAACCTGGTGTCGCTGGCCCTGCTCAGGGGCGGCCAGCACACGAGCCTGAACGTCCGGGGCGCCTTCCTGGAGGTCGCGGCGGACGCGCTGGGCTCGGTCGCGGTGCTGGTGTCCGCCGGGATCATCCTCGCGACCGGCTGGCAGACGGCCGACCCCGTCGCCTCCCTGGTGATCGGCCTCATGATCGTCCCGCGGACGTACAAGCTGCTGCGCGAGACGCTGAACGTGCTCCTGGAGGCGGCGCCGCGAAATGTCGACATGGCGGCCGTACGCGCCCACATCCTCGGCCTGCCCGGGGTGGAGGGGCTGCACGATCTCCACGTGTGGACCATCACTTCGGGAATGCCGGTGCTCTCCGCGCATGTGGTGGTCGCCCCCGGGGCTCTGGACGCGATCGGCCACGAGCGGATGCTGCACGCCTTGCAGGGATGTCTGGGGGACCACTTCGACGTCGGGCACTGCACGTTCCAGCTCGAACCGGGTGGGCATGCTGATCACGAAGCCAAGCTGTGCCACTGA
- the galE gene encoding UDP-glucose 4-epimerase GalE, whose product MTWLITGGAGYIGSHVVRAMAEAGESVAVLDDLSSGVRARLPEDVPLVSGSILDRELLDRTLADLRVTGVVHLAAKKQVGESVEQPLRYYRENVHGLTVLLEAAVAAGVSRFLFSSSAAVYGMPDVELVTEDTPCLPINPYGETKLAGEWLVRAAGAAHSLSTACLRYFNVAGATRPELADTGVFNIIPMMFERITEGEPPRIFGEDYDTPDGTCVRDYIHVEDLASAHLAVARRLATQRAPGDLTVNIGTGQGVSVREMSDLIGEVTGRPELTPVVGPRRAGDPARVVGSTELIAKELGWSARHDVRAMVESAWEGWCLHHPEARRG is encoded by the coding sequence ATGACATGGCTGATCACAGGTGGTGCCGGATATATCGGGTCGCATGTCGTGCGGGCGATGGCCGAGGCGGGCGAGTCCGTGGCCGTGCTCGACGACCTGTCCAGCGGGGTCCGGGCGCGGCTGCCCGAGGACGTACCGCTGGTCAGCGGCTCCATCCTGGACCGTGAGCTGCTGGACCGCACCCTCGCCGACCTGCGGGTGACCGGTGTGGTGCATCTCGCGGCGAAGAAGCAGGTCGGGGAGTCCGTGGAGCAGCCGCTGCGCTACTACCGCGAGAATGTGCACGGGCTCACGGTGCTGCTGGAGGCGGCGGTCGCGGCCGGTGTCAGCCGCTTCCTCTTCTCCTCCTCCGCGGCCGTCTACGGCATGCCCGATGTGGAACTCGTCACCGAGGACACCCCGTGTCTGCCGATCAATCCGTACGGGGAGACCAAGCTGGCCGGAGAATGGCTGGTCAGAGCGGCGGGCGCGGCCCACTCCCTCTCCACGGCCTGTCTGCGCTACTTCAATGTGGCGGGTGCCACGCGCCCCGAGCTGGCCGACACCGGAGTGTTCAACATCATCCCGATGATGTTCGAGCGGATCACCGAGGGAGAGCCGCCCCGGATCTTCGGTGAGGACTACGACACCCCCGACGGCACCTGTGTCCGCGACTACATCCATGTCGAGGATCTGGCCTCGGCCCATCTGGCCGTGGCCCGCCGGCTGGCCACGCAGCGGGCGCCGGGCGATCTCACGGTGAACATCGGCACCGGTCAGGGCGTCTCGGTGCGCGAGATGTCCGATCTGATCGGGGAGGTCACCGGCCGCCCGGAGCTCACCCCCGTGGTCGGGCCGCGCCGTGCGGGCGATCCGGCCCGGGTCGTCGGATCCACCGAACTGATCGCCAAGGAGCTGGGCTGGAGCGCCCGGCACGATGTGCGCGCGATGGTGGAGTCGGCCTGGGAGGGCTGGTGCCTGCACCACCCCGAGGCCCGGCGCGGCTGA